A single window of Vigna radiata var. radiata cultivar VC1973A chromosome 4, Vradiata_ver6, whole genome shotgun sequence DNA harbors:
- the LOC106758469 gene encoding uncharacterized protein LOC106758469, whose product MVTTRSRDGNNTDPMEQMRRLQDQLERQNQLILQQQEAYLKITEELKQLKEKQRDATDDHSRNEDEDHTAQNRGPPRSPELLPFTEAIMQAPMPDRPPPQIEKFDGTTDPEHHLRSFLDSMAFYSSDDPVKCRAFSLSLKGEALEWYYALPPNSIDSFRTFAGLLKRQYVSNRKEATTAAELVNLRQEKDEPLRKFMHRYTEVARRVKGVSHEFIITNLPNCLKPGYVSESLYAKLPKTMEELQEKMNKFIMMEDQRHFRRKTDAVTAGTKHEGGRSRDKNRNQRPPQKYAPAPYNPQYNRYAPLTASRERVFEKALQANLISAPRRGTPDAADGAKVCRYHGNQGHTTEECRALKDRIEKLIREGHLQEFVRTDARQRDRSPRGARRSPEHTRRNTERSRNQHRERSHSRPQKRDPTPRGRIDTISGGFAGGGASSSARKRHERSLRSVHNIVRNHLSMPDITFTDEDFHAPDPDQDDPMVITARIAEYDVSKVLIDQGSSVNILYWTTFQKMGLSEDIIAPFGEQIVGGRTSGY is encoded by the coding sequence ATGGTGACCACCAGGAGCAGAGACGGAAATAATACAGATCCTATGGAGCAAATGAGGCGACTTCAGGACCAGTTGGAACGACAGAATCAACTCATACTACAACAACAAGAGGCCTATTTAAAGATCACTGAAGAACTCAAACAACTCAAAGAGAAACAGCGCGACGCAACAGATGATCACAGCCGGAATGAAGATGAAGACCATACGGCACAGAACAGGGGACCTCCTCGCTCACCGGAGCTGCTACCCTTCACGGAGGCTATCATGCAGGCTCCTATGCCCGATCGGCCTCCCCCGCAAATAGAGAAATTTGACGGAACAACCGATCCGGAACATCACCTCCGAAGCTTCCTGGATTCAATGGCCTTTTATTCCAGCGACGATCCGGTCAAATGCCGAGCGTTTTCCCTATCCCTGAAGGGGGAAGCTCTCGAATGGTACTATGCTCTCCCTCCTAACTCCATTGACAGTTTCCGTACGTTTGCCGGGCTACTGAAGAGGCAATACGTATCTAACCGAAAAGAGGCAACCACAGCGGCCGAACTCGTCAATCTCAGACAGGAGAAAGACGAGCCACTTAGAAAATTCATGCACCGNTACACTGAAGTAGCAAGAAGAGTAAAGGGGGTAAGTCATGAGTTTATCATCACTAATCTACCTAACTGCCTGAAGCCGGGTTATGTTTCAGAATCACTGTATGCCAAATTGCCTAAAACCATGGAGGAGCTACAGGAAAAAATGAACAAGTTCATTATGATGGAAGACCAGCGGCATTTTCGCCGAAAAACGGACGCTGTCACAGCCGGGACAAAACATGAGGGGGGACGGTCACGAGATAAAAACCGTAACCAAAGGCCGCCGCAAAAATACGCCCCTGCGCCTTATAATCCTCAGTACAATCGGTACGCCCCTCTAACGGCCTCTAGGGAGAGGGTATTTGAAAAAGCCCTACAGGCCAACCTAATTTCCGCTCCGAGACGAGGAACCCCAGATGCCGCAGACGGAGCTAAAGTTTGTAGATATCATGGCAACCAGGGGCACACTACAGAAGAATGCCGGGCCCTCAAAGACAGGATTGAAAAGTTAATTCGTGAAGGACACTTGCAGGAATTTGTCCGAACAGATGCACGCCAACGAGACCGATCACCGAGGGGAGCTAGAAGAAGTCCCGAACATACCAGAAGAAATACCGAGCGTTCCCGGAATCAGCACCGAGAACGCTCTCACAGTAGACCCCAAAAGCGCGACCCCACTCCGCGGGGACGGATCGATACTATATCGGGCGGTTTTGCGGGAGGAGGGGCCTCATCCTCAGCTCGCAAAAGACACGAAAGAAGTCTACGAAGCGTTCACAACATCGTTCGCAACCATCTATCGATGCCGGACATCACCTTCACTGACGAAGATTTTCACGCTCCAGATCCCGACCAGGACGATCCAATGGTAATAACCGCCCGCATAGCCGAGTACGACGTAAGTAAAGTTCTGATCGATCAAGGCAGCTCCGTCAATATCCTATATTGGACCACTTTCCAAAAGATGGGACTGTCGGAAGACATAATAGCACCATTCGGAGAGCAAATTGTCGGCGGGCGAACGAGTGGATACTAG
- the LOC106759174 gene encoding protein RIK isoform X4 → MTEDSSVRVSSSNETSVSNDAAQTRRRKKRKWDQPADSLMPVGMAVPGALPLSNAVSLGGIPYPGMVPVISGALLTNPLAASAHVQQQTAAAAVAAQKTNQQKIQDELIIAREIVINDAESSVRYKLTKRQTQEEIQRCTGAIVITRGKYRPPNIPLDGEKPLYLHISAGAHIKETAERILAVDRAAAMIEEMLKLGQNSQSISSASPNGPKVLNTCVFLGFDADPSLNIVARIRGPNDQYINHIMNETGATVILRGHGSGNNECLNAEDGQEPLHLLLSSNNAKSLEDAKLLAENLLDTICTECGASRVSSCKVYSAVPPPQQVYTAVPPPQQVYSAVPPPQQVYDGLSLSKQIPTVISPPQIYSAVPPPPKLTGVQSPAIEHEAVTSVTSSSMSAVVVLKPVPPASSVGVIGDTAALTLGTTPQLTGHLSSGHQANVIGYTPPPLVSGGTSYIGYGGIYPQATPLQQVALALRHSPPVASTVDPTTLASNGESKPTSSIDFEKEKRPPQKRKFQELPVGSKGTAKLNQVFSLTFYEAKSLTLDLSVGPLVCMFDRVFNFGGVGACLCLHSIRPF, encoded by the exons ATGACAGAAGATAGCAGCGTTAGGGTTTCTTCTTCCAACGAAACCTCTGTGTCCAACGATGCTGCGCAAACGCGGCGGAG aaagaaaagaaagtgggATCAACCAGCGGATTCGTTGATGCCAGTTGGCATGGCAGTACCTGGAGCACTCCCTTTGAGCAATGCTGTTTCACTTGGAGGGATTCCATATCCTGGCATGGTTCCGGTGATATCCGGTGCCCTTTTGACGAATCCTCTGGCAGCTTCTGCTCATGTTCAGCAACAAACTGCTGCAGCTGCTGTTGCCGCCCAAAAAACGAATCAA CAAAAGATCCAAGATGAATTAATAATTGCTCGGGAAATTGTCATAAATGATGCAGAGTCTTCTGTTCGCTACAAGTTGACAAAACGTCAGACACAAGAGGAG ATCCAGAGGTGTACTGGTGCCATAGTAATTACTAG GGGAAAGTATCGACCTCCTAATATACCACTTGATGGAGAGAAACCACTGTATCTTCACATATCTGCAGGAGCTCAT ATAAAAGAGACAGCAGAAAGGATTTTAGCTGTTGATCGTGCTGCTGCAATGATTGAAGAAATGCTCAAGCTAGGGCAAAATTCACAGTCAATTTCTTCTGCCTCACCTAATGGACCGAAG GTGCTGAATACGTGTGTGTTTTTGGGTTTTGATGCTGATCCTTCATTGAACATTGTGGCTCGGATACGTGGACCAAAT GACCAGTATATAAATCACATTATGAATGAAACAGGAGCAACAGTTATACTGAGAGGACATGGTTCAGGAAACAATGAATGCTTGAATGCAGAAG ATGGGCAGGAGCCTCTGCATCTGTTGTTGTCCAGCAACAATGCAAAAAGCCTTGAGGATGCTAAGCTTTTGGCTGAAAATCTTTTGGATACAATCTGTACTGAGTGTGGTGCTTCAAG GGTTTCATCATGTAAGGTTTATAGTGCTGTTCCACCTCCACAGCAGGTATACACTGCTGTTCCACCTCCCCAGCAGGTATATAGTGCTGTTCCACCACCTCAGCAGGTTTATGATGGCCTTTCATTGTCAAAGCAGATCCCTACTGTCATTTCACCCCCACAAATTTACAGCGCTGTTCCACCCCCACCGAAGTTGACAGGTGTTCAGAGCCCTGCAATTGAGCATGAGGCAGTTACCAGTGTAACCAGTAGTTCTATGTCAGCAGTAGTGGTCTTGAAACCAGTTCCTCCTGCTTCCTCGGTTGGAGTGATTGGTGACACCGCTGCCCTCACTTTGGGAACTACACCACAACTTACTGGACATTTAAGCTCTGGGCATCAAGCAAACGTGATTGGTTACACTCCCCCCCCTTTAGTATCTGGTGGCACTAGCTATATTGGATATGGTGGAATATATCCTCAAGCTACCCCTTTGCAACAAGTTGCCCTTGCTTTGAGGCACTCACCTCCTGTTGCTTCAACAGTTGATCCCACAACATTAGCATCAAATGGAGAGTCCAAGCCAACCTCAAGCATTGATTTTGAAAAGGAGAAGCGGCCACCCCAAAAACGAAAGTTTCAAGAATTACCAGTTGGTTCGAAAGGCACAGCAAAACTCAATCAG